The following are encoded in a window of Hippoglossus stenolepis isolate QCI-W04-F060 chromosome 10, HSTE1.2, whole genome shotgun sequence genomic DNA:
- the LOC118116770 gene encoding uncharacterized protein LOC118116770 isoform X2, with the protein MCDVQLLRVSVHERISAAAEDFLLQLEKGGETAQVPALRAMLTERLTAAAEEIDAGIEETLAVYEDRMERSEREICRQRRLLDAVMKPELRLHRVVCSLGEFKL; encoded by the exons ATGTGCGACGTGCAGCTGCTGCGGGTGTCGGTACATGAGCGGATCAGCGCTGCCGCTGaagactttctgctgcagctggagaaaggaggagaaacggCTCAAGTCCCGGCGCTGAGAGCGATGCTCACCGAGCGGCTaacggcggcggcggaggagatCGACGCAGGGATTGAGGAAACCCTGGCGGTGTACGAAGACAGAATGGAGCGGTCAGAGCGGGAGATCTGCcgccagaggaggctgctcgATGCCGTCATGAAGCCCGAACTCCGGCTGCACAGAGTTG TTTGCTCTTTGGGTGAATTCAAGCTTTGA
- the LOC118116770 gene encoding gastrula zinc finger protein XlCGF57.1-like isoform X1 gives MCDVQLLRVSVHERISAAAEDFLLQLEKGGETAQVPALRAMLTERLTAAAEEIDAGIEETLAVYEDRMERSEREICRQRRLLDAVMKPELRLHRVVCPADIQQLMVNKEEVPPEQQQWSPIVDQEDPESPHIKEEQEEPWTNQEGEQLQQLEQADIRFTLTAVTVKSEEDEENPQLAQLHRNQTEENRADCGEQEPARNSGPDGHLQQGTEEKTVDSEDDWLQTREPQSGLNTKNNKQSLSDMKYKTGKKAFICSECGKRFSYKSHLTIHMRIHTGEKPFSCSECGKRFSQKCSLTKHMRIHTGDKPFSCSECGKRFSRKCSLTEHMSIHTGEKPFSCSECGKRFSRKCDLTEHMRIHTGEKPFSCSECGKRFSRKCDLTEHMRIHTGEKPFSCSECGKRFSQKRSLTKHMSIHTGEKPFSCSECGKRFRLKCSLTKHEYSYRREFF, from the exons ATGTGCGACGTGCAGCTGCTGCGGGTGTCGGTACATGAGCGGATCAGCGCTGCCGCTGaagactttctgctgcagctggagaaaggaggagaaacggCTCAAGTCCCGGCGCTGAGAGCGATGCTCACCGAGCGGCTaacggcggcggcggaggagatCGACGCAGGGATTGAGGAAACCCTGGCGGTGTACGAAGACAGAATGGAGCGGTCAGAGCGGGAGATCTGCcgccagaggaggctgctcgATGCCGTCATGAAGCCCGAACTCCGGCTGCACAGAGTTG tgtgtcctGCAGACATACAGCAGCTGATGGTGAATAAAGAAGAGGTTccccctgagcagcagcagtggagcccCATTGTGGACCAGGAAGACCCAGAGTCCCCCcacattaaagaggaacaggaggaaccgtggaccaatcaggagggagagcagcttcaACAACTTGAGCAGGCTGATATCAGGTTCACATTGACTGCTGTCActgtgaagagtgaagaagatgaagagaatcCTCAGTTGGCACAGCTTCATCGGAATCagactgaggagaacagagcggACTGTGGAGAACAAGAACCAGCCAGGAACTCAGGTCCTGATGGACATTTACAACAAGGTACTGAGGAAAAGACTGTAGACAGTGAAGATGATTGGCTGCAGACCAGGGAACCTCAgtctggtttaaatacaaaaaataacaaacagtcTCTAAgtgatatgaaatataaaactggtAAGAAAGCATTTATTTGCtccgagtgtggtaaaagatttagcTATAAGAGCCATCTAACTAtacatatgaggattcatacaggagagaaaccatttagttgctctgagtgtggtaaaagatttagccAAAAGTGCAGTCTAACTAaacatatgaggattcatacaggagataaaccatttagttgctctgagtgtggtaaaagatttagccGAAAGTGCAGTCTAACTGAACATATGAgtattcatacaggagagaaaccatttagttgctctgagtgtggtaaaagatttagccGAAAGTGCGATCTAACTGaacatatgaggattcatacaggagagaaaccatttagttgctctgagtgtggtaaaagatttagccGAAAGTGCGATCTAACTGaacatatgaggattcatacaggagagaaaccgtttAGTTGCtccgagtgtggtaaaagatttagccAAAAGCGCAGTCTAACTAAACATATGAgtattcatacaggagagaaaccatttagttgctctgagtgtggtaaaagatttagacTAAAGTGCAGTCTAACTAAACATGAgtattcatacaggagagaatTCTTTTAG